In Posidoniimonas polymericola, the genomic window TAGCCCGGACACGCCCAGAGCTGATGCCGTGTGCAAGTCGGACGGGAATCCGTTCGAATTGAGCATCGTTGCATCGGCAAGAGTCCCTGAGTTTCCAGCCGTAAAGCCAGTCTCGTCGAACTTTAGATTCACTGCTAACTCAGCGAACGCAGTGATCGGCAAGAACGCCATCGACACAACTGCTAATGCACGCAGCAGGGCAATCCTTGCGCAACTAGCGATTCGCGTGCCGCTGAACGGCAATCGCTCTAGGACAGCGGGATTGAAATCGTGTGTCATTCTAAACGGATGGCGGTGTGAACGGTGAGGTCGCCGTACTCGGCGACCGCTGGTGTCGATCATGGGTTGTCGTGATAGGCAGCGTCATCTGCAGTGACTGCAACGACCGCGGCCGCACAAGCTGATTCCGATGCCCAACACGGCGATAAGAATCGCACTGCCTTCAGGAACTGCATTCGGGCCGTGCGCCGTCGGTGAGCGGTCAATATTCGAGACGTCAAAGTCATTGGGGAGACCGTTCTCAATCGCATAGAGCTGCAGCATCGCGTAGACCAGCGTGTCCGCACGGGTGATGTTCTCGTAGTGGTCGACAAACGGGTCGGCCTTGGGGAGCGGGCTGTCCTCGGTCCAGAAGAGCTCGTACCCGAGGTCCGCAAAATGCCTCGCCCGCCCCAGGTACAGCTCGTCGCCGGTGATCTCGAAGGCCGCCAGCTCGAGCGAGCTTGCGAGCCCAAGCTCGACCGGCCAGGGGCGGTCAGAGATCAGCGGGTCGCTTGAAAGATAGAAGTCCGCGGCTTCAATCACCATGCTTCGGTAGCGATCCCTAACCTCTGTATCAACGAGCGCTCCTCTGTTCTCTCGAATAATGTCGAGATCGGCACCGGACACCATGCCGTCGCCGTTGAAGTCGCCGTCTTCCCATAGCGCTGAGGTCGATCCCCAGTTGCTCACGACGGCGTTGAAGTCGGTATCGTCGACGTCGCCGTCGCTGTCTGCGTCCCCGTCCAACCTAACGTCAGCGAGCTGCCGATACCGGTCGTAAAAAAGCCCACCAAGCATCGCCGTGGTCTTCCGTCCGTACGCCAGGCTCCAGTCGTACGACACCCCTCCGTTTTCCTTATAGGGGTAGAGCTCGTAGTCGTCCTCGACGGTGACGTACTGGACGAACCCGCCACTGCCGGCGACATCGTGCGGCATCGACTGGATTCCCTGGTCGATCCGGGAGGCGAGCGCGAGCAGCTTGTCTTTCACCACCCCGTCGGAAACCAATTGTGCGGCGTGGTAGGCGTCGACTGCCATCGATATGCTGGCCGACGTGTCTGCAAACGAGCGGGTTGAGTCGAACTCGATCAGGTTCGCAGTCGTGTCGTCGAGTTTGGAAAGATAGCGATCGGCAAGAACCTCGATGTAGCCGAGAAACTTCGCCTCCCCGGTCTTGTCGTAGGTGCGGGCCCAGTCGTGCATGAAGTAGCCGGCCTCCTTCGGGAAATCGAAGTTGGGGCGCGTGTCGTGGGCGTCGTAGCGGGCGTGGCGGCTGAAGTTGCCGGTCTCTTTATCGTGTATTTGGTGCTCCCACAGTCCCTCGGCGTAGTCGACCATTGCTGACGGGTTTAGTTCGTAGAACTTCTCGTAAAGAGCGGTTGTTCGCTTGGGCTCGTGGATGGGGTAGGGAGATCCGCCGTTGGTTACATGGGTGCCGTAGGCGTCGGCTTGGAGGTCCCAGGACAGGTGCTCGCCCCAAGCGAAGAAACCGGTGGCGGGCGCCTGGGTGTACTCAAGGAATGCCGAGAGGGCCGAGTCCGCGGCCATGCCGTATTTAGAATTGCTTGTTACCTCAGACAACGCGTACAGCGTACGGTAGAGGTTCTGGTCCAGGTTCACGTTCGAGCCATAGGGGACGACCCGATCGTCAAATCGCACGGTGTCCGGCATGGCGGGCATCGAGTTGTATGGCTGCAGGGTGTGGCGGTTGAGCATCGAGAGGATCATCCCGGAGTGGACCGCCCCGTAGGTGTCGGTGCCGTGGTCTACGAGGGCGTCGGCGTACGCCTGCACCACCTGCAGGTACGACTCGGGCCCCTCCGGTCCCGACGGCAGTTCGATTTGCGTGCCCGGGTTCAGCAGCAGGTCACCCAGATTCGCCTGCGTCAGCTTTGGGTGCGTGCTTAAGACAAAGGCATCGAGTCGGAGCTGCGACTCGCGTCCGCCCATGGTGAACGGCTGCGTGCCAATGCTGCTCACTGTGTAGATAGGCGCCGTACCGACCATGGCGCGTCCGTTGGAGCCGGTGGGGGAGCTCGGAATGACCGCGCCTGTCGAATAGTTGTGCCAGACGTAGTTGGCCGGCGTCACCACGTCGAGGTTGTTGATGGTCGTAAACCCGGGAGAGGCGCCGAACGTCTGTGGCAGGAAAAAGCTGTCATTCAGGCCCGTGCCCGGGTTGGGCGCGTAGGTCAGGCCGTAGAGGTAGTAGTCTCCTGGCTGGTCAAATGCGAGATTGTAGGTAACCGTGGCGTCGGGCACGCCGGTGGATCCGCCGAGGGTCGAGATGTACGAGCCTCCGCTGGCAGAAGCGTCGGCGGCGGTTCCGAACCCGAGTCCGCCGCTGAACGAGTAGCCCTCTGCCTCGAACACGAGATTGCTCGAGAATTGCGCGACGCTGGCCTCAGGGAGAGAACAGACTGCCGCCACCAACGCCAGGTGCTTGACCGACCACCGAGTTAACATCTCTTGCCTACGCCCTCGTTGCAAAGTTGCCAGGAATGCGGTTCCGCGAACACGCTACATGGATATTCCATTGCGTCCCGATGCCGCGAGTCGCACATAGCATGGGGCTGCTGCCCCGGTGACGGTCCGGGCCTGACGGAAAGCCAAAGCCAGCAAGAACGGCACGCACAATGCCGCGGCAGCCTTCGGCTCTGGAACCGCCGACGCCCTCAGGACGAGCGAGTCGTTGTGGTGCAAGTCGTCGTTGGTGTAGACCGCGCCGCCGACGAAGGTCTCTATTTGGTTGCCGTTGAGCCACACTTCGATCGATTGCCCAGCCCAGTCGTCGGTCTCGACCGACAAGCGGACGGGCAGGTCGAGGTTGCTGCTGAGCAACTCCACGTTAAACGACTTCTCCAGGTCCGCCAGGCTGTACGACAACGCCGCGGCGCCGTTCTGCCCATCGCCGACCCAAGCCTCGAACGCTCGGGTCTTCACGAAGCCGGCGACAAAGAAATCGTCCTGCGAGTTCAAGACAGGCGCGGGGATCTCGTTGTTGAGCAGCCGGCTGAGGTACCACGCCTCACCGGAGTCTTGCACGTTCTCGCTCGGCACCGCATGAGGCCAGTACTGCCGTTCATTCGGTTCGTTCATGTTGTTGTTGTTGAAGTCCACGTACAGGTTCTGGTTGCCGATGTGGACCGTGATGTTGTCGAACTCGCCCGGTGAGGCCGCCTCCGCGATTGCGAAATCACGGTAGCTCGTGTCCTGAATCGGCGGGGTCTGCACTTCGTCGTTGTTTACAAACAGGTGGGTCTCTGAGTAGGGGTTGTTCTTGGAGGCCAAGTTGGAAGCCCTAGCCTGGTACGCGTCGAGGAACGCGGTCGGGGAACCAAGCACATAAGGCGGGCCTCCCATGTCGGCGTTCATCTGAGCCTGGTGAGAACCACTGGCGCCCTTGTTGTACCAGCCGTTCGTTGCCGAGTAGCCGTAATCGGAAATACCGAAGAACGACGAACCGAGGTTGAAGTAGTCCGGAAATTTCGTGAGCGCAGAAAGAACGTTGCCTCCACCGCCAGAGTAGCCGGTGATGTGCACATTCTCGGCGTTAACTCGGTCCGGATAGGTCGCCTTGACCCATTCGACGGCGTCGTAGATGTCGTAGATCTCGACGCCCCCGGAGTCTCGACTACCGTCCGATCCGTCACGGCCCCGCATCGCGACATTGATCGTGAAGAAGCCCTTGTCGCGCAGCCGCTGAGCATTGGCTCTCACCCGACCGATGTTCTGCTGGGTGGCGTCGTCTGCCTGCGAGTAGGTGTGCATCACGACCGCGATCGGAGCGTTCACAAAAGTGTCGTCGTAGTTGACCTCAGCGACCAGGTCCAGCGGCCCGCCGCCGTCCGAGCTAACCGATGACTGGTACGACACGATCTGGTCGACGCCTGCGGCGTTGGCCGCGAGGCACAGCGCCAATGTGGCTGTCAGGACTGCCGCCGCGGGTGCAGCGGGGGCCAAGAGCTTGAAAGAGATGCCTGGCATGGGGGTCCTATCAAGTTGCAGAGTTACGTTGCTGACGAGTCTGGAATGCTGAGACGGCGAGCAGTACGCCCATCAAGATTCCCGCGGTAGGCTCGGGGGCGGCGGCCGATCCAGGGGACGCCATGCTGATGTCGGTTTCGCCGTAGTTGTCACGCCAAAGGGCGTACTGACCAGCTCCAATCACCCCGCCAACGGTGTCGTTGATCCCAAGGCTGCCTTCCGGCCCGCCCTCGTTGTCCCTCCAGAGGGTGTAGTCTGCGGCGTTAACGATCCCATCGTCATTGAAGTCGCCAGCCAGGATGGTGACAGGCGGGCCAATGGGCAGCTCGTCATCCAGACCGGCGCGGCGGATGAGCTCAATGTCCTCGATTGACAAGACTTCATTGGTGTAGATCCGGAAGTCGTCCATCAGCGAATCAATAGCACGCGCCTGACCGTTCACCACGTCGGCGTTGCCGATGCCGGTCATGATCTCGCCGATGTCGACCATGCGGAGCGATTCGTCGGCGACCAAATCGGGGTGCAGATCGTTAGTCGCGCCGAGCCTCACCGCGCCATTTTCCGCGTCGGTGCAACCCGCTCCAGAACTGGGGTCGCAAACATACCACTTGACCGCGTCGGTCGTGGTGGTTCCGTCGTACGTGACGGCGAAGAACATCCACGACTGGCTGAACGCGGGGTCGTCGTAGAGCGGCACGTCGGCGTCAATCACCCCCTCTTCATTCTTGGCAATTGAGAAGTGGTGCTTCCCGTTGATCGTCAGGTTCAGGCTGCCGTCACCGAGGATCTCGTCCTGCTGGCTCCCCTCTGGGTCCGGGTTAGTGAATCGGGCGGCCTCCCAGGTCACCTGCCCACCCATGCCGTGGAGGGTCATGCGCTGCGATCCGGACAACTGGTGACGGATGTAGTTGTTGTTGTCGTGGCCGGTCGGATTGCCTCCAAGATCGAGTAACCAACCGGTGATGGTCACCTGATTGAAAGCGCCCAGATCCAGGGGGAGTTGTGTCGTGGGAGCGATAATCCCCTGCCCGCCGGTCTGGAGAAGCGAATTGTCCGCCTCTAGTCCCGACGGCCCGTAGGCTGCGGGGATGGCCCCGTACAAGGGGTCGGCTCGCCGGTGATTGTCCCGTAACGTTACCCCATCGGCGTCGATCATCTCAGCGACGCCCCCCGCGGTGCCGAGATTAGTGGTGTAGGTTCCTTCTCCGTTGAACTCCATGTGAAGCGCCAGCTCGGCAAGTGCGGGGCATGGCACCAGCAGCACGACGCCTAAGAAGATAGGCCAACGCGAAGAGAAGATTGTGCTAATCATGGATCGTCCTTCGATCATTGTGAGACGTTCAGCCGTGGGCTGGATGACAGTTGTTGGTAATTGTCAGACCTCTCTAATACGCGGTCTCGCGGCGACTGGGGGCCGCGAGACCGCGCCAAAGTGCACCGATTCTTCAGCCGTTTACTGCTTGACCGGCCTGCCCGAAGAGAGGTGTGCAACTCGACGCCCGTACTCCCTAACTGCTAGGCATCGCTCCGCGACCGGCGATTAGCGATGCCACTCATCAACAACGCTCCGAGGGCGAGCATTCCAGTAGCGGGCTCAGGAACGCCAATCGCCTCCAGGCGAACCGTGTCAAGCGCGGCGAGGTCCAGAACGTCTCCGACGTAGAACCGTGCATCGTCCATCGTGGCGTTGAGCGATCGGTTGGCGCCACCATTATCGATAAAGGGGCGGTTGCCGAGGCTAACCGGTTGCTCGCCGAAATCAAACGCCGGAAATCCGCCCAGCTGACTCACGGTGCTCGTGCCAGCCAGCACGGGGGCTGAAGTCTTGCTTCCCACGTAAAAGTTTGCAGTTGCTCCGGACGAAGTGCCGTCGTAGGTCACGGCGTAAAAGACCCACTCGTCGGTTGCCGTGTACGTGTTTGCATTTGAAACAAAGCTATTCCCAGCCGTGCCCCCGATCCGCAGTTGAAGGTCACCAGGATCGGCGTCGACCGTCGACCCCCCCGACCCGAACAATTCAATACGAGTATTACCTGCATTCAACTCAGGTCGGTACCGGAAGAAGTTCTGAAAGCCTTCGGTGAAGCTGCCGGTATCGGGGTTCAACTTCCTCTCACCGATTTGCAGCTCAGCCGCCTGGGACGCGGTTTGGTAATACCATCCCGAGATCGTGAAGTCGCTGAACGTGCCAAAGTCAAACCGGCCATCGGCGGTCACTCCCGTGGCGGCGGGATTTCCAAACGCTTCATAGCCGTAGTCGCCGGGCTGCCCCGAGACGCCGCCGCCATTTGCGGTGTGCAGATCGGCAAGGCCTCCGCCCACAGCGCGCATGTCCAGTGTTCCGCCCGCCGAGCCGAGATTGGTCACGGTCGTGCCGGGCCCATCATCAAAGTTGGCTCGCAGCACTAGAGCCGCATCGGAACTGCTGGCAGATAGCGCTATCGCAATACAGGTAGCCAAGGTCGCTGATGCCGCTCTCGTCGTAATCCTCATTAGAAACACTCCCAAGCTAGAGCAGGATGAGTAGATGCAGCCGCCGATTAAGGCAACCGTTGCTGTCGAGACGCGAATCTGCCTGTCGACGCTCTGCCTCCGACACGGACCCGTGGCTGCATCTGGAAAAAGAAAGAAGAGAGAAACCTAGTTGGCCGCGACTCGCTGAACAGCGAGAAGCCTGACGTGAGTTGACTGACTGCTAGCCCAGCAGCAGGCGGCTGCTACTCGGCCCTGCAATATTGGTCTGATGTAGAGCAGCCGATCGATGGAAACAAAACGGAAAAGCACACCGAATAGCGAGGGTTCTCCCTACAAGCGATAAACTAAGCAAATCCGCCTGACATGTCAAATGACCTTGTGGATTTTTTTGCAGGAAACCGATTCAGCCATCGGGCCACCCGGGCTTACTGGAGTTTTTCACCGAAGTTCTAACCCTATCCTGCCGCCCAAGCCTGGCCGGCGGCCAGCAGAACCGGAGGTCGTGATCGCGACTCGCTGATCTGTCATGAAGGCAGATTGGCCGCGCCGCAACGGATCTTCGGTGCGCAAGGTAGAGGCAAATCCTGGCTGCGATCGGCCTTCTATACGGCATACACGGGCTTTCACGGACTGAGACACAACTATCCAGACGCTCTTGCCGACCATTCGCTGGCTGCAAAATGAACAGCTGACATGGCGTTGTTAGGCTAAATCGGCGACAGCGATTCACGGTACAGGAGTTTACACGGCAGGCGCTTGTTGCTATTATCGCTGGGAATGAGTGCCATGGGCTCCTCGCTCCCTCAGGTGATCACCTGAACCTCTCGTCAGGACCTGACATGTCAACATCGCTGCCGGAACGGGTCAGTCCAGCGTGGATAGCCAGGAAATCACAAGCGGGTGGCGGCATGACGCTCACCCAGCGGGTTTACCAAACCATTCACGATGAGATCGTGTCCGGAGCGTTAGGACCGGGCGAGCGGCTCGTTCGGCGTACGCTCAGCAAGCGGCTGGGCGTTAGCCCAGCTCCCATTACTGAGACGCTGCTCCGACTTGAATCCGAGGGCTTGGTTGAGTTTGCTGCCCTTCATGGTTCGCGAGTTCGACCGCTTCAGATCCAGGATGTCAAGAACGACCAGATGCTGCGTGAGGCAATCGAATGCCAGGCAGCCAGGCTCTGCGCCGAGTTTGCTACCGGCGAGGACCTCGCGAAACTTCTCGTTGACGCTAAGCCCCTTGATCGAATTATCGCACGGGGTGACCGTCGATCTCAGGTCGGCCTGCAAGCTCACCTTGAGTTTCACGTCCACCTTGCTCAGTACGGTGGCTACGCGGGCCTTGCTGATGAGCTGGAGCGGGTCTGGTTCAGGCAGGTGATGCGGCTCAACTGGCTGGGCGAGACGTGGCACCGCGATGTTCCGGAAGATTGGCATCAGCAGCTGGTCAAGGTGCTGATGTCACGCGACCCAGACAAAGCCGAAGCAAAGATGCGTGACCATGTCCGCTTCGCGAAGGACACGGAACGCGAGCAGTTCCATGCTTTTCTGCGCGGTTCGTGATACGAGGCGGGCTAACAAACACCCAGCCGTGCCGGCCGCGATTTGGGGCCGGCCGCGATTCGGGCAGCGGCACTGAGCGTGCGCCACGACTCGTGGTCGCTTGGGTTTTCTAGGATAGGCGAATGCTCCTGTTGAATACAAAGCCTGTTACCAGAATCAGCCGGTTGGCGTTAGCCTCGGGCCTGCTGGCCGCGACCTGGGGGTGTGGGCTAGTCGCCGACGACAACCGCCCTTTCCCCGCGAAGTCGATTGACATCGTTGTCGGCTTTGGGCCAGGTGGCGGGACGGACCTGATTGCTCGCGCCGTATCCAAGAGTCTCGAGCAACAGGTGAAGTCCTCGGTAGTCGTCGTCAACAAGCCTGGCGCCGCTGGGGTGCTCGCCGCTCAGGTGGTCGCGCGTAGCAAGGCAGACGGCTACACGCTGTTGGCGGCGGGAGGAAGCGAAACAACCTCTGCAAGTTTTTACCGAGAGTTGCCCTACGACCCGGTCGAGTCATTCGAGCCGATTGCTCGCATCACGGCGACAGGCATGCTCATGGTTGTGCAGAGCAACGCTCGCTGGGATTCTCTCGAATCGCTGGTGGGAGAAGCACGCAAAGCACCGGGGGCGATTAAGTTCGCATCGTCGGGCCACGGCGGCTTGTTCCATAGCGCCATGCTTGCTTTCTCGAACGAGGCCGGGATCTCGTTGACTCACGTGCCGTTCGACGGCGGCGCCGCGTCGCTTGCGGCGTTGATGGGGGGCCATGTCGACGTCTGCATGGCGATGCCAGCCGAAGCAGACGCGCTGATCTCCGGTGGCGGCGTCCGCGCGCTGGCGGTCACCTCCGCGGAACCCACTCCCCTTGCTCCCGGCGTGCCCACCCTGAGGGAGCTAGGATACGACCTGGCGTTGCTGAACCAAAAAGGTCTTGTCGCCCCGGCGGGCACTCCGGCGGACCGGCTCGCGATCCTCGAGGACGCGGTGCGGAGCGTCTGCAACGATCCACAGTTCGCAGCCGAGGCTAAGCGGCAGAAGATGCAGGTTGCGTACCTGGGCGCCCAAGATTTCCGGGAAGCCTTGATCGAAGCCCGCTCGACGATTGGCAACCTGCTACCCAAAGTGGCAGGCAACTAGATGGTAGCAATCGCCAAGAAGCACCAGGTTGTGTTTATCGTCGCCATAGCAGCGTTGGGAGCGGGTTCCGCCTTCATGCTCCTGGCAGATAGCGGACCGAGTGGCCGCATCCGCCGCGTCGATGAAAGCAGCCTTCCACTCCGTCCGGCTCACCTGCCTGCCGCGGCACTGCTCGTGGTTTCGGCTGGTTCGCTCCTGCTCCTCCTAGAGCGTCGGCCCGCGAAGGGGGCGTCACAGGAGCAGGAGTCCTCCGCCGAAGCGGACGCATCCGAGAGCAGTCGCTGCGGTGTGATTAGCAATATTGCAGTCACTGTAGCCTATGTGATTTCGCTACCGCTTGTTGGGTTTGTGATCTCGTCGACGGCGTGTATCACGGCAATTTCCTGGGTGCTAGGGATCCGGGATATCAGATGGCTGGTGATTGCGCCACTTTCTTTCGTTGTGTTGATCTGGGGCGTGTTCCACGGTCTGCTGGCGATGCCGCTCCCCTAATCCACAATCGGTTCTCAAGCTTATACAAGGCAATGCTTCTTTCGGCTCAATGAACCTGTTCCTCGAACAAACCTGGCTCGCAATCGGCGGTTTCAATCTGCCGATACTGTTCGTGGCCACCGTCGCGGGAATTGCCATCGGCGCCACCCCCGGCTTGACCGTCAACATGGCGGTTGCCCTGGCCGTGCCGCTGACGATGAGCATGTCGCTGACCTCGGCCCTAACTGTGATCCTCGCGCTCTATGTTTCAGGGATCTTCGGAGGATCGGTCTCTGCGATCTTGATCAACACGCCAGGGACGCCGGCCGCGGCGGCCACGGTGCTGGACGGCTACCCGCTTGCCAGGCGTGGGCAGGCCAAGAAGGCGCTCTCGATGGCGCTGCTTGCTTCGGTCTGCGGCGGCCTCTTCAGTGTTTTCGTTCTGACGTTTGTCGCCAGGCAGCTCGCCAACGTCGCGCTCATGTTCGGGCCGTTCGAGCGAGCCTCCCTGCTGGTGTTCGCGTTAACTCTCATCGGCTCTCTATCGGGCGCATCGCTCGGCCGGGGTCTCATCGGTGCTGGGATCGGGCTCTTTATTGGCTCGGTTGGCTCCGACCCCATGACCGGCGCTCCACGGTTTACATTTGGTTTGATTGAGCTCGAAGATGGTTTCTCATTCATCGCCTTGCTGATCGGCTTGTTTGCAATCTCTGAGATTCTCACCCTCTCACGCACGCCAGTAATTCCTCAAGAACGCGAATCTGCCGGCGACGAAGATTCCCCGCAGGACAAGCTCACCTGGCCCGATATCCGCGGAAGCCGCAGGGCGATCACACAGAGTTCTCTGATTGGTACCTTCATCGGTATCCTTCCCGGAATCGGAGCCACGGTTGCAAGCTTCTTGGGATACGCAGCCGCGAGGCGAACCAGCAGTGATCCAGATTCATTTGGCTCCGGGGCGCTAGAAGGGGTCGCCGCAGCCGAGGCGGCCAACAATGCCGTTAGCGGCGCCGCCCTCATCCCGCTGCTAGCGCTCAGCATTCCAGGGGACGCCGTGACCGCTGTGCTGTCCGGCGCACTGCTCATGCACGGAGTTCAGACCGGGCCCTTCATCTTCACGCAGCACCTCGACTCGGTTTACCTGCTGTACAACATCTTGATCCTGGCCAACTTGGCGATGGCCGTCAGCGGATTTCTCATGATGGGGATGTTCCAGCGGTTCTCTGCGATTCCCGCGAATCTGCTGCTGCCCATGGTC contains:
- a CDS encoding alpha/beta hydrolase family protein; translated protein: MPGISFKLLAPAAPAAAVLTATLALCLAANAAGVDQIVSYQSSVSSDGGGPLDLVAEVNYDDTFVNAPIAVVMHTYSQADDATQQNIGRVRANAQRLRDKGFFTINVAMRGRDGSDGSRDSGGVEIYDIYDAVEWVKATYPDRVNAENVHITGYSGGGGNVLSALTKFPDYFNLGSSFFGISDYGYSATNGWYNKGASGSHQAQMNADMGGPPYVLGSPTAFLDAYQARASNLASKNNPYSETHLFVNNDEVQTPPIQDTSYRDFAIAEAASPGEFDNITVHIGNQNLYVDFNNNNMNEPNERQYWPHAVPSENVQDSGEAWYLSRLLNNEIPAPVLNSQDDFFVAGFVKTRAFEAWVGDGQNGAAALSYSLADLEKSFNVELLSSNLDLPVRLSVETDDWAGQSIEVWLNGNQIETFVGGAVYTNDDLHHNDSLVLRASAVPEPKAAAALCVPFLLALAFRQARTVTGAAAPCYVRLAASGRNGISM
- a CDS encoding LamG domain-containing protein, which encodes MLRANFDDGPGTTVTNLGSAGGTLDMRAVGGGLADLHTANGGGVSGQPGDYGYEAFGNPAATGVTADGRFDFGTFSDFTISGWYYQTASQAAELQIGERKLNPDTGSFTEGFQNFFRYRPELNAGNTRIELFGSGGSTVDADPGDLQLRIGGTAGNSFVSNANTYTATDEWVFYAVTYDGTSSGATANFYVGSKTSAPVLAGTSTVSQLGGFPAFDFGEQPVSLGNRPFIDNGGANRSLNATMDDARFYVGDVLDLAALDTVRLEAIGVPEPATGMLALGALLMSGIANRRSRSDA
- a CDS encoding GntR family transcriptional regulator — encoded protein: MSTSLPERVSPAWIARKSQAGGGMTLTQRVYQTIHDEIVSGALGPGERLVRRTLSKRLGVSPAPITETLLRLESEGLVEFAALHGSRVRPLQIQDVKNDQMLREAIECQAARLCAEFATGEDLAKLLVDAKPLDRIIARGDRRSQVGLQAHLEFHVHLAQYGGYAGLADELERVWFRQVMRLNWLGETWHRDVPEDWHQQLVKVLMSRDPDKAEAKMRDHVRFAKDTEREQFHAFLRGS
- a CDS encoding tripartite tricarboxylate transporter substrate binding protein, which encodes MLLLNTKPVTRISRLALASGLLAATWGCGLVADDNRPFPAKSIDIVVGFGPGGGTDLIARAVSKSLEQQVKSSVVVVNKPGAAGVLAAQVVARSKADGYTLLAAGGSETTSASFYRELPYDPVESFEPIARITATGMLMVVQSNARWDSLESLVGEARKAPGAIKFASSGHGGLFHSAMLAFSNEAGISLTHVPFDGGAASLAALMGGHVDVCMAMPAEADALISGGGVRALAVTSAEPTPLAPGVPTLRELGYDLALLNQKGLVAPAGTPADRLAILEDAVRSVCNDPQFAAEAKRQKMQVAYLGAQDFREALIEARSTIGNLLPKVAGN
- a CDS encoding tripartite tricarboxylate transporter TctB family protein, whose product is MVAIAKKHQVVFIVAIAALGAGSAFMLLADSGPSGRIRRVDESSLPLRPAHLPAAALLVVSAGSLLLLLERRPAKGASQEQESSAEADASESSRCGVISNIAVTVAYVISLPLVGFVISSTACITAISWVLGIRDIRWLVIAPLSFVVLIWGVFHGLLAMPLP
- a CDS encoding tripartite tricarboxylate transporter permease, which gives rise to MNLFLEQTWLAIGGFNLPILFVATVAGIAIGATPGLTVNMAVALAVPLTMSMSLTSALTVILALYVSGIFGGSVSAILINTPGTPAAAATVLDGYPLARRGQAKKALSMALLASVCGGLFSVFVLTFVARQLANVALMFGPFERASLLVFALTLIGSLSGASLGRGLIGAGIGLFIGSVGSDPMTGAPRFTFGLIELEDGFSFIALLIGLFAISEILTLSRTPVIPQERESAGDEDSPQDKLTWPDIRGSRRAITQSSLIGTFIGILPGIGATVASFLGYAAARRTSSDPDSFGSGALEGVAAAEAANNAVSGAALIPLLALSIPGDAVTAVLSGALLMHGVQTGPFIFTQHLDSVYLLYNILILANLAMAVSGFLMMGMFQRFSAIPANLLLPMVLVLCVVGTFTYRGSIFDLYTMLAFGLMGIVMRKSSIPVAVVVISFILARPLEEALFQSAVSAQGDWSSIIAHPIACVFLALAVVSVVVTIVESLCGKSAHTN